In Synechococcus sp. Nb3U1, one DNA window encodes the following:
- the sds gene encoding solanesyl diphosphate synthase, producing the protein MTSVLSPFGPVEADLERLRQNLTRLVSAKHPILATAAEHLFSAGGKGIRPAIVLLIARATTPDGEITPRHWRLAEITEMIHTASLVHDDVIDTADVRRGIDTVNTLFDNRVAVLAGDYLFGQAAWYLANLDDLEVVKLLSKVIMDLPEGEVRQSLTRFDPDLSMEDYLAKSFYKTASLMSGSSKASGILSGVDPEVAERLFDFGRDLGIAFQIVDDLLDFTASTEALGKPVGSDLSQGNLTAPVLFALQEFPQMRELILTELVDPQALKQALEWVYQSQGIPRSRQLARDYAHRAADALHSLPDSLARRALFQMVDYVLERLR; encoded by the coding sequence ATGACCTCTGTGCTTTCCCCTTTTGGCCCTGTAGAAGCGGATCTGGAGCGTTTACGCCAGAACCTAACCCGGTTGGTAAGTGCCAAACACCCAATTCTGGCCACAGCTGCCGAGCACCTCTTTTCGGCGGGGGGGAAAGGGATCCGACCGGCGATCGTCCTGTTGATCGCCCGTGCCACCACCCCGGATGGGGAAATTACCCCACGGCATTGGCGCTTGGCGGAAATTACCGAGATGATCCATACGGCCAGCTTGGTGCACGACGATGTGATCGACACAGCCGATGTGCGGCGCGGCATCGATACGGTCAATACCCTCTTTGACAATCGGGTGGCGGTGCTGGCAGGAGATTATCTGTTTGGGCAGGCCGCTTGGTACTTGGCCAATTTAGACGATTTAGAGGTGGTGAAGCTGCTCTCCAAGGTAATCATGGATCTGCCGGAGGGAGAGGTGCGCCAGAGCCTGACTCGCTTTGATCCAGATTTGTCGATGGAAGACTACCTGGCCAAGAGCTTTTACAAAACCGCTTCGCTCATGTCCGGCAGTTCCAAAGCTTCAGGGATCCTGAGCGGCGTAGATCCTGAGGTGGCGGAGCGATTGTTCGATTTTGGCCGTGACCTGGGGATTGCCTTTCAAATCGTCGATGATTTGCTGGATTTCACCGCCTCGACGGAGGCACTAGGCAAACCGGTGGGATCCGATCTCAGCCAGGGCAACCTGACCGCGCCTGTCCTGTTTGCTCTACAGGAGTTTCCCCAAATGCGGGAGCTGATTCTGACTGAGCTAGTCGATCCACAAGCCCTGAAGCAAGCCCTAGAGTGGGTGTATCAAAGCCAAGGGATCCCGCGCTCCCGTCAGTTGGCCCGCGACTATGCTCATCGGGCTGCCGATGCTCTGCACAGTTTGCCCGACTCCCTAGCCCGGCGTGCCCTGTTTCAGATGGTGGACTACGTGCTGGAGCGGCTACGCTAA
- the lepB gene encoding signal peptidase I — translation MPPEDPASLPQPKLPESKPPTHSGSRSWWQSQRENLLTILLALLLAFGIRTFVAEARWIPSDSMLPTLEEGDRLVVEKVSYRFGSPQRGDIIVFNPPAKLNFDGAYIKRVIGLPGDRIRIDDGEVFINGIPLQEDYIYAPPNYSCPGDRCPGVRAQGSDFVVPPASYFVMGDNRNDSQDSHVWGFLPEENIIGNTIFRFWPPNRLHFFATQEYPELPSEAQVRNLPPQDGGS, via the coding sequence ATGCCGCCAGAAGATCCTGCTTCTCTGCCCCAGCCCAAGCTGCCGGAATCGAAGCCTCCTACCCATTCGGGATCCCGCAGCTGGTGGCAGAGCCAACGGGAGAACCTGCTAACCATTTTGTTGGCGCTATTGCTGGCCTTTGGCATTCGTACCTTTGTGGCCGAAGCACGCTGGATCCCGTCGGATTCGATGTTGCCGACGCTGGAGGAAGGAGATCGGCTGGTGGTGGAAAAGGTGAGCTACCGCTTTGGTTCCCCCCAACGGGGCGATATCATTGTTTTCAACCCGCCCGCTAAGTTGAACTTCGATGGTGCCTACATCAAGCGGGTGATCGGTCTGCCAGGGGATCGCATTCGCATTGACGATGGCGAGGTCTTCATCAATGGGATCCCCCTCCAGGAAGACTATATCTATGCCCCGCCCAACTACTCTTGTCCCGGCGATCGCTGCCCAGGGGTGAGGGCTCAGGGATCCGACTTTGTAGTGCCGCCTGCTTCCTATTTTGTGATGGGGGATAACCGCAACGACAGCCAAGACTCCCATGTGTGGGGCTTTTTGCCAGAAGAAAACATTATCGGCAATACCATCTTCCGCTTTTGGCCCCCGAATCGCCTGCATTTCTTCGCCACACAAGAGTATCCGGAGTTGCCTTCAGAAGCCCAAGTGAGGAATCTTCCCCCTCAAGATGGGGGCAGCTGA
- a CDS encoding ATPase, T2SS/T4P/T4SS family, translated as MTDPDASLAVGRHTKIDRTRIPALIAQYLPVEICIYYQVVPVALDTDSLILGMVDPQDLAALDYVGKMLAYSQISVEPIPLTFEQQQDLIAYYFSHPPDPAEVAQLRLQAQANRVTREVPTPKGGPETQMAPAVPSPASQTSPPAPPSESEETVQQLLNSMLRRALDEKADQIFVEPQEGVLCRVRYRQQGILRDLFRELSESVRSKLLASMKRMMALDPDLIGEPQQAEVERMYKGEPLVLQLRVILQRSKEGAILNILRGEALQKYQQNQNNGRVTETLALAQQAHQMLQQLQMTLSSTVDKLKQYPSPPNTDWPLMTETLTAIQVQAQMIAAYQQDWEKLNSSK; from the coding sequence ATGACTGATCCAGATGCCTCTCTGGCGGTAGGACGACACACCAAAATCGACCGGACGCGGATACCGGCCTTGATTGCTCAGTATCTGCCCGTCGAGATCTGCATCTACTATCAGGTGGTGCCGGTTGCCCTGGATACCGACAGCTTGATTTTGGGCATGGTGGATCCCCAGGATTTGGCGGCGCTGGACTATGTGGGCAAAATGCTGGCCTACTCGCAAATTTCGGTCGAGCCGATCCCCCTCACCTTTGAACAGCAGCAAGATCTGATCGCCTACTACTTCAGCCATCCCCCTGATCCGGCAGAGGTGGCTCAATTGCGGTTGCAAGCTCAAGCCAACCGGGTTACCCGAGAGGTGCCCACTCCCAAAGGTGGGCCAGAAACTCAGATGGCTCCGGCTGTACCGTCTCCTGCTAGCCAAACCTCTCCCCCTGCCCCCCCAAGCGAATCGGAAGAAACAGTTCAGCAGTTGCTCAACTCGATGCTGCGACGGGCTCTAGACGAGAAGGCCGATCAAATTTTTGTGGAGCCCCAAGAGGGGGTGTTGTGTCGAGTGCGCTATCGTCAGCAGGGCATTTTGCGGGATCTGTTCAGAGAACTTTCCGAATCGGTGCGCTCCAAATTGTTGGCCTCCATGAAGCGGATGATGGCCTTGGATCCTGACTTGATTGGAGAACCCCAGCAGGCGGAAGTGGAGCGGATGTATAAAGGTGAACCTTTGGTGTTGCAGTTGCGGGTGATCCTACAGCGCTCTAAGGAAGGGGCAATCCTGAATATTTTGCGGGGGGAGGCCCTACAGAAATATCAGCAGAACCAGAACAATGGCCGTGTCACAGAAACTCTGGCGCTGGCACAACAAGCCCATCAAATGCTGCAACAACTGCAAATGACCCTGAGCAGCACGGTTGATAAGTTAAAGCAGTATCCCAGCCCCCCCAATACCGACTGGCCCCTGATGACGGAAACCCTGACAGCAATTCAAGTCCAAGCTCAGATGATCGCCGCCTATCAACAGGATTGGGAAAAACTGAATTCTAGCAAGTGA
- a CDS encoding pyridoxine 5'-phosphate synthase, giving the protein MLSLGVNIDHIATVRQARRTVEPDPVAAAVIAELAGADGITVHLREDRRHIQDRDVRLLRQTVRTHLNLEMAATDEMVAIALEVKPDYVTLVPERREEVTTEGGLNVAGQVSRLSDVVGQLQGSGIPVSLFVDPDPTQIAAAAQVGSQWIELHTGRYAEASSATEREVELNHLEDASHQAIDLGLRVNAGHGLTYWNVGPVARIPGMEELNIGHSIVSRAVLVGLDRAVREMRQAMGLGFGVGPT; this is encoded by the coding sequence TTGTTAAGTCTTGGAGTCAACATTGATCACATCGCCACTGTTCGACAGGCGCGCCGCACGGTAGAGCCCGATCCGGTGGCAGCAGCGGTGATTGCGGAGTTGGCAGGCGCGGATGGCATCACGGTGCATTTGCGCGAAGATCGCCGGCACATTCAAGATCGGGATGTACGCCTGCTGCGGCAAACCGTGCGTACCCACCTCAACCTGGAAATGGCGGCTACAGATGAGATGGTGGCAATTGCCCTTGAGGTCAAACCCGACTATGTCACGTTGGTGCCGGAGCGGCGGGAAGAAGTGACCACCGAGGGGGGCCTGAATGTGGCCGGGCAGGTGTCGCGCCTCAGCGATGTGGTGGGCCAGTTACAGGGATCCGGCATTCCCGTTAGCCTGTTTGTCGACCCGGATCCGACCCAAATTGCGGCAGCCGCCCAGGTGGGATCCCAGTGGATTGAACTGCATACGGGGCGCTATGCTGAAGCCTCCTCAGCAACCGAGCGGGAGGTGGAGCTCAATCACCTGGAAGACGCCAGTCATCAGGCTATCGACCTGGGCCTACGGGTGAATGCGGGGCATGGGCTTACCTACTGGAATGTCGGCCCCGTGGCACGGATCCCGGGCATGGAGGAGTTGAATATCGGCCATAGCATTGTCAGTCGGGCGGTACTGGTGGGGTTGGACCGGGCGGTACGAGAGATGCGTCAAGCAATGGGATTAGGCTTTGGGGTAGGCCCGACATGA
- a CDS encoding DUF3318 domain-containing protein, with product MNSDYYGYENHILEQAEIDRLLDLLPASMRESVKILPASERQTLVIKGRRQMPWDRQMQLFIKPYEWRQFTPVQRAGLFLHKVGYYSRAVSRQIDFYLAVAALGGLSLIFEAVQQDPVGATVSGGLSGLALWQLRRDQTNDRRLLAADAYAVDRMVLRGIPRLQAVEALGQALHVEARLEGRSGNELLDMLRYQNLKRLAQRPAEDIVLS from the coding sequence ATGAACTCGGATTACTACGGCTACGAAAACCACATTCTCGAGCAGGCTGAGATTGATCGTCTGTTGGATCTGCTCCCTGCTAGCATGCGGGAGAGCGTGAAAATCTTGCCTGCCTCAGAGCGGCAAACCTTGGTGATCAAAGGTCGTCGGCAAATGCCTTGGGATCGGCAGATGCAGCTGTTCATTAAGCCCTATGAGTGGCGACAATTTACGCCAGTACAGCGGGCGGGGTTGTTCCTACACAAGGTGGGCTACTACAGTCGGGCAGTGTCGCGCCAGATCGACTTTTACCTGGCCGTGGCGGCGCTAGGGGGGTTGAGCTTGATCTTCGAGGCTGTCCAACAAGATCCCGTGGGGGCGACGGTTTCGGGGGGCTTGAGTGGCTTGGCCCTCTGGCAGTTGCGCCGCGATCAAACCAATGACCGACGCTTGTTGGCTGCCGATGCCTATGCGGTCGATCGCATGGTGCTGCGGGGGATCCCTCGACTACAGGCGGTGGAAGCCCTGGGACAGGCTCTGCACGTGGAGGCGCGCTTGGAGGGGCGCTCAGGCAATGAGCTGCTGGATATGTTGCGCTACCAAAATCTGAAGCGGTTGGCCCAACGTCCGGCGGAAGATATCGTGCTGAGCTGA
- a CDS encoding biotin--[acetyl-CoA-carboxylase] ligase, with translation MLSPSRLGSLVGRGAWGQHLLQVATTDSTNRLLLDWGRHFPQPLPLGTVLVSTRQRAGRGQHGRVWQSEPGGLYLSVWLGPPGPGKWESPESDPSLLELTLALAWGVVRQLRQTLGIPLGLKWPNDLVVVDEEHSERLLKLGGILLQSRFGGAGQLLGLVAGCGLNLNNGVPQGAISLSQLLGSRQDRTWVGSLVLRGMERGFRTWQQSGFQPIRWEYESWMIPTQVDWPEAEAVATVLGLAEDGRIRVQPQGELHSQQRQSILTLSPDQVRLSYHIPVRGSL, from the coding sequence ATGTTATCGCCGTCACGACTGGGATCCCTGGTGGGGCGAGGGGCCTGGGGACAACATCTGTTGCAGGTGGCCACGACCGATTCCACCAACCGGCTGCTTCTGGACTGGGGCCGTCATTTTCCCCAGCCGCTCCCACTGGGCACCGTTTTGGTCAGTACCCGTCAACGGGCTGGGCGGGGACAACATGGACGGGTTTGGCAGTCTGAGCCGGGGGGGCTGTATTTGTCGGTATGGCTGGGCCCGCCAGGACCCGGCAAGTGGGAATCCCCAGAATCGGATCCCTCGTTGCTGGAGCTGACTTTGGCTTTGGCTTGGGGAGTTGTCAGGCAATTGCGGCAAACCCTGGGGATCCCGCTGGGGTTGAAGTGGCCGAATGATTTGGTTGTGGTGGATGAGGAGCATTCTGAGCGCTTGCTAAAGCTGGGGGGGATACTACTCCAGAGTCGCTTTGGTGGGGCAGGACAGCTGCTGGGTTTGGTGGCTGGCTGCGGGCTGAACCTGAATAACGGAGTGCCACAGGGGGCGATCTCGTTGTCACAACTGCTGGGATCCCGGCAGGATCGCACTTGGGTGGGATCCCTGGTTTTGCGGGGTATGGAGCGCGGCTTCCGCACCTGGCAGCAGTCGGGGTTCCAGCCCATTCGCTGGGAGTATGAGAGCTGGATGATCCCCACGCAAGTCGATTGGCCAGAAGCAGAGGCTGTCGCCACGGTTTTGGGCCTTGCCGAGGACGGGAGGATCCGGGTACAACCACAAGGGGAGCTACATTCCCAACAGCGGCAGTCCATTCTGACGCTTTCGCCCGACCAAGTGCGTTTGAGCTATCACATTCCCGTTCGCGGCAGCCTGTAG
- a CDS encoding M23 family metallopeptidase, with protein sequence MLKLVMDPLFAALRLSFARSRQLRRLSFGLGLGLCLLWFYPSALLAQTQPESLPPPPVVEPALDTPGAAALLLDGAIPMPETSLEAATSPAAADEPLTLEAETRTETVVGREIVIEPEETRHLAAPPDSGDPTGVPIVLMERTSGRRIIISPGQEIRIEDPSQVQEADPEPPTRPELAAGDERLLYPLPRPVPITSGFGMRMHPIRGQPEFHAGVDLGASMGTPILASFSGKVVASGSLGGLGIAVVLEHAGHQRTRYGHMSEVAVATGERVEQGSVIGYVGASGEVTGPHLHFELWKRATAQDWVVLDATDDLKIAVAQLPG encoded by the coding sequence GTGTTGAAACTGGTGATGGATCCCCTATTCGCGGCCTTGCGGCTCTCTTTTGCGCGATCTCGACAGTTGCGACGGCTAAGCTTTGGGCTGGGGCTGGGGCTATGTCTGCTCTGGTTTTATCCCAGTGCCCTTTTGGCGCAAACTCAGCCGGAGAGCCTACCTCCACCGCCTGTGGTTGAGCCGGCTTTAGATACCCCTGGAGCGGCGGCCCTGCTTCTAGACGGAGCCATTCCGATGCCAGAGACTTCTCTAGAAGCTGCAACATCCCCCGCAGCAGCCGATGAGCCCCTGACCCTGGAAGCCGAAACCCGTACCGAGACGGTGGTGGGTCGGGAAATTGTCATCGAGCCGGAGGAAACCCGCCACTTGGCTGCTCCCCCGGATTCCGGCGACCCAACTGGGGTGCCGATTGTGCTGATGGAACGAACCTCCGGTCGGCGCATCATCATTTCTCCCGGACAAGAGATTCGCATTGAGGATCCCAGCCAAGTCCAAGAGGCAGACCCCGAACCTCCGACCCGACCAGAGCTAGCAGCAGGGGATGAGCGGTTGTTGTATCCCTTACCGCGCCCTGTGCCGATTACTTCCGGGTTCGGCATGCGCATGCACCCGATTCGCGGACAGCCGGAGTTTCATGCTGGTGTAGATTTGGGGGCCAGCATGGGCACACCGATCCTGGCCTCCTTCAGCGGCAAGGTGGTGGCTTCTGGATCGTTGGGGGGATTGGGGATTGCCGTGGTACTGGAACACGCGGGTCATCAGCGCACTCGCTATGGCCACATGTCTGAGGTGGCAGTGGCTACTGGAGAACGGGTGGAACAGGGATCCGTGATTGGCTATGTGGGTGCATCTGGGGAGGTGACCGGGCCGCATTTGCATTTTGAGCTGTGGAAGCGGGCCACCGCTCAAGACTGGGTGGTGTTGGATGCCACAGATGACCTGAAGATCGCCGTGGCTCAGTTACCGGGTTAG
- a CDS encoding threonine ammonia-lyase, whose translation MAQSRIGQRVHRTPIHTSRYLDRRMGAQVFCKAESFQRGGSFKVRGALNFLASLEEGSLQQGVVAFSSGNHAQGVAIAAAEFKLPATIVMPEDAPQAKIQATQSYGAQIRFYDRQTEDREVLAQQIATEQGSLLIPPYDEPRIMAGQGTCALEFLQQVPELDALVVPLGGGGLLSGCALVAKALNPTMRLYGVEPETGNDYFLSLQKGERVRIPVPNTIADGIRTSYPGQHTFPVIQRYVDEVVLVSDADILRAMQLLLTRLKLVIEPTGAVGIAALLAQKIVLPRRRIGVILSGGNVDTEILTLALNRPNPYADEGT comes from the coding sequence TTGGCTCAGAGCCGGATTGGCCAGCGAGTCCACCGTACCCCCATTCACACCAGCCGCTACCTAGATCGTCGGATGGGTGCTCAGGTGTTTTGCAAAGCGGAGTCCTTTCAGCGGGGCGGCTCGTTCAAGGTGCGCGGGGCACTCAACTTTCTCGCCAGCCTAGAAGAGGGATCCCTTCAGCAGGGAGTGGTGGCGTTTTCTTCTGGAAACCACGCTCAGGGGGTAGCAATTGCGGCAGCAGAATTCAAGCTCCCGGCCACGATTGTCATGCCGGAGGATGCCCCGCAGGCCAAGATACAAGCCACTCAAAGCTATGGAGCGCAAATTCGCTTCTACGACCGGCAAACGGAAGACCGAGAGGTTTTAGCCCAGCAAATCGCGACCGAACAGGGATCCCTTCTCATTCCACCCTATGATGAGCCTCGCATTATGGCCGGGCAGGGGACTTGTGCGCTGGAGTTTTTGCAGCAGGTGCCGGAATTGGATGCGTTGGTAGTGCCCCTCGGTGGCGGCGGGTTGCTCAGCGGCTGTGCGCTGGTGGCTAAGGCTCTCAACCCCACAATGCGCCTCTATGGGGTAGAACCGGAGACCGGCAACGATTATTTTCTGTCTTTGCAAAAAGGGGAACGAGTGCGGATCCCGGTGCCCAACACCATTGCGGATGGCATTCGTACCTCTTATCCGGGGCAACACACTTTCCCCGTCATTCAGCGCTATGTGGATGAGGTGGTGCTGGTAAGCGATGCCGACATTCTACGTGCGATGCAGCTGTTGCTGACGCGCCTGAAGCTGGTGATTGAACCGACGGGTGCAGTCGGAATTGCCGCTCTTCTGGCCCAAAAAATAGTTTTGCCCAGACGACGGATCGGGGTGATTCTCTCCGGAGGCAATGTGGATACTGAGATCCTGACCCTAGCCCTAAACAGGCCTAATCCCTATGCGGACGAAGGGACTTGA